Genomic segment of Streptomyces sp. NA02950:
AGGACAACAAGGACGCGGACGTCGCCGACGACGCCGGTGAGCTGGGATTCTTCTCCCCGCACAGCTGGCAGCCGCTCTCCCTGGGCTTCGGTGGCGCCCTGGCCTTCCTGGGCGTGATCTTCGGCTGGTGGCTGCTGTACTTCTCCGCCCCGATCATCATGGTCGGTCTGTTCGGCTGGGTCTTCGAGTACTACCGCGGTGAGAACCAGAACCAGTAGCCGTTCCCCGTACCGGCTGAACACGGGCCCGGACACCTCCAGGAGGTGTCCGGGCCCGTGCGCGTCTTCCGGGCACTCCGGGGGGTGTCACTCCGGTGCTTCACTCCGCGCGCAACCCCCGGCGGCCGTTCA
This window contains:
- a CDS encoding cytochrome c oxidase subunit 4, with product MKVQGRMFIWLAVFILVMAIVYGVWSKEPAGTTALFLAFGLSIMIGYYLAFTARRVDVGAQDNKDADVADDAGELGFFSPHSWQPLSLGFGGALAFLGVIFGWWLLYFSAPIIMVGLFGWVFEYYRGENQNQ